The following are encoded in a window of Lactobacillus intestinalis genomic DNA:
- a CDS encoding RNA-guided endonuclease InsQ/TnpB family protein — protein sequence MIKTQVVKLKVNKTMQKHLDALCDYRRYCWNKGLETWQLMYEAHTLNKKDNPSPNERRVRDELVANKADWQYDLSARCLQLAVKDLANAWKNFFDKAQPDWGKPRFRSKKALRQGFKTDRAKIVNGKLRLDRPRSISKNSWFDLSSYEALKMDEVKVVSIFKEKDSYYAALPYEEEISAKTKTHQKTAVDINVGHFNYTEGQIIVLPAKLQKLYKRIKHYQRVLARKRKVNGKLAAKSNNYFAVRTKLQRDYRRVANVQNDLLQKFTTKLVNDYDQIVIEDLAIKQMMMTHVASKGMHRSSFGKFRQILTYKCDWYGKELILADKTYPSTQRCAQCGYVKKGDEKITLQGNKKYGTKHNEYICYECGYNNNRDENAVLNLLALA from the coding sequence ATGATTAAAACACAAGTAGTTAAGCTAAAAGTTAATAAGACCATGCAAAAGCATCTTGATGCTTTGTGCGATTATCGCAGATACTGCTGGAATAAAGGCTTAGAAACTTGGCAATTAATGTATGAAGCTCATACATTAAACAAAAAAGACAATCCCAGTCCTAACGAACGCAGAGTTCGCGATGAATTAGTGGCTAATAAAGCCGATTGGCAATATGATTTGTCAGCTCGATGCTTACAATTAGCTGTTAAAGATCTAGCTAATGCTTGGAAGAACTTCTTTGATAAAGCTCAGCCTGATTGGGGCAAGCCTAGATTTAGATCTAAGAAGGCACTTAGACAAGGCTTTAAAACTGATCGTGCCAAGATTGTGAACGGCAAGCTCCGTCTTGATCGTCCAAGAAGCATTTCAAAAAATAGTTGGTTTGATTTGTCTAGTTATGAAGCCTTAAAGATGGATGAAGTTAAGGTAGTAAGCATCTTCAAAGAAAAAGATAGTTATTACGCAGCTCTTCCTTATGAAGAAGAGATTTCAGCTAAGACTAAAACTCATCAAAAAACGGCAGTTGATATCAATGTTGGTCATTTCAACTATACCGAGGGGCAAATCATTGTTTTGCCTGCTAAATTGCAAAAGCTGTATAAGCGGATTAAACATTATCAAAGAGTCTTAGCACGCAAAAGAAAGGTTAACGGTAAGTTGGCTGCTAAATCCAATAATTACTTTGCAGTGAGAACCAAATTGCAAAGAGATTATCGCAGAGTAGCTAATGTCCAAAATGATCTTTTACAGAAGTTTACTACTAAGCTTGTTAATGATTACGACCAAATTGTAATTGAAGACTTAGCAATAAAGCAAATGATGATGACACATGTAGCTTCCAAAGGTATGCACAGATCGTCGTTTGGCAAGTTTAGACAAATCTTGACATATAAGTGTGATTGGTATGGCAAAGAATTGATCTTAGCCGATAAAACCTACCCATCAACACAAAGGTGTGCTCAGTGCGGTTATGTTAAAAAAGGTGACGAGAAGATCACTTTGCAAGGCAATAAAAAATACGGCACAAAGCATAATGAGTATATCTGCTATGAATGTGGCTACAATAATAATCGAGATGAAAATGCAGTATTAAATCTTTTAGCTTTAGCATAA